CCAGTCCAGAAGGGTCTTAGGAGGCATGCTAGGCACTTGAAATCCAGTGCAAAGGTGGGGGGACACACTGTAAGGTTCTAAGGGGGCGATAAAGTGCCTGTTTGCTTATAGAAAGGTTGTTCCGATTGCCCGTGGAGAATGCACTGGGAGGAGGAAGCCAGAGGCAGGGTGACCAGTGGGGCGAGTCTGGGATGCTGAGGAAGAAATGGTGAGCGTGCGTGTGCTTTGGGCAGTGGCTGTGGGTTGCAGGAAGGGTGTGGCACAGGTGCTGGGGAGTCAGGAAAGGGAGACGCCAGGGCAGCTCGAGGGCTGCACCTGTGAAAGGTGGAAACAGGAGCTGGGTGGAAACAGGAGCTGGACTGGATCTGGGGGAGAGCTCAGCTGAGTCCCTTTCTGCACGTGACGAGTCTGAGTGCCCGGGGGAAGTGTGAGAGGTGTGATTAGCCAGCAGCTGGACCAACGAGTCAACTGAGGAGTGAGGTCTGAGCTGGAGAGAGGGGTCTGGTAGCCACAGGTGTGCAGACAGTCCCTAAACCAACACCTGCCAACCTGCCGGGGGAACATGGGCCCTGAGGGGAGAAGGCCAGCGTGCAAGGGATGGGCGGAGAAGGAGAGAGCTTGCCACTGAGGCCTccagggttggggggagaggtTTGAGGAGACCCAGGAGAGTGCGGTGCCCTGGAAGCCCAGGAATCAGTGTCGGGAGGAGGCAGGCGAGCACGTGAGCCCTGCCGGGGGAGTGAGGAAGGACGTGGACCAAGAAGCGTCCAGTGGATTTAGCAACAAGGTGGGCCCAGCGAGAGCCATTTCAGGGGCATGGTGGAGGCGGAAGCAGATTGCAGTGGGTTGAAGAAGGAATCAGTTTTGAAAAATGGAAGTAGGCAGTTGGAGAcaactccttaaaaaaaaacaaagctcacTTACAAGGGACGGCGAAAGGTACCGTGGTGGCTGGAGGGAGGTCCAGACGGGAGAGACCCAGCTGCTTGTGGGCCGTGGGGGAGAaccctgggctcctggctggTCAGAGGTTCTGATGAGCTGGGAATTCATGGACGATCGCTCCAAGGGCTGGTGGGAGAGAAgatgcaggggaaggaggagagagaacggGGAGGGCCGAGCAGCTCAGGGCTCCAGGGGAGCAGCTCCCGCCCCGTCAGGCCCAGGCTGGCTGGTGGAGGGGAAGGGTCgttgttccttttctccttccagaagGGCCTACTCAGAGACACCCTCCACAGCAGCCTCGCTGGCCTCAGCCCAGGATCAGGGGTTGGGGCCCCAGGCTTGCTGGACTATCACTGTCTGTAGAACCTGCGCCTGTCATTTTGTTGGGGACAAGTGAGCCTGGCTTGGTCCTAACCCCTTGTCCTGGTCTCAGAGGCTCCGCTGGGAGTCGGATGTAGGTCCACGTGAGCCAGAGGGGACAGGTGGCTGGGGCTCCGTAGCTCAGTCCCCATGGTGTCTGCCTCGCAGACACCGACCATTTGGGGCCCTCATTGTTCATCTGACTTCGGGACCTCGCtcagcagggaggtggtgggCTCGGGGCTGCTCGTCTCCAGGATCCGCAGTGGCACAGGGAAACCCCTGGCACAAAGAACGGGGCTGCAGGGTGAGCtcgagtgaatgaatgattgaagtGGGAGTTCTAAATCCCAGTTTCGTGGGCACTGTGCACACGAAGCGCATGGGAGGGGCGGATAATGGTGCTGTGGCAGGAGGTTTGGTCAAGGAGGCCTTCCGGACATGGGTTTGACAAGCGAAGGGGAGCACCCCGAGCAGGGTCAACTGCAGACAGCAAGGCCAAGGCAAGAAAGCCTGGCACGTGCTGGGGCCGCTGAGGAGTGCAGCTTAGCCAGGCCTTGGTGTGGAGGGCCTCGGCCGGAGAGGAGGCTAGAGCCAGGTCGTGAAAGGCCTTGGAAGGCCTGGTCTAGTGTGAGGAGCTGGACTTGATCCTAGGGGCTGGCAGGAGCCACGCAGGGTCCGGGGGATGGGCAGAGTTGGCCGGTGGGAGCTGCTTTGGGCAGTGGTGAAGTGGCAAGTATGTGCAGCCACAGGCCCACAGCTGACCTgtgccctccacccaccccagcacGGTGAGGACACCTTCAACCGGGCCAAGCTGCTCAACGTGGGCTTCCTAGAGGCGCTGAAGGAGGACGCCACCTACGACTGCTTCATTTTCAGTGACGTGGACCTGGTCCCCATGGACGACCGCAACCTGTACCGCTGTGGCGACCAGCCCCGCCACTTCGCCATTGCCATGGACAAGTTCGGCTTCCGGTGAGTTCCCTTTTCAGCcggagccctgcccccaccttccccacctgccCAGACCCTGACTCCCAGCCCCAGTGGCCCCTGCTGCTGGCCCGGGgcacactctcccccaccccatgtccGTCCTCATCGgggccccctccagcccctcactgatgcctgccctcctgcccagtAGACTGCCCTATGCTGGCTACTTTGGAGGCGTGTCGGGCCTGAGCAAAGCCCAGTTCCTGAGAATCAATGGCTTCCCCAACGAGtactggggctggggaggtgagGATGACGACATTTTCAACCGGTGagtggggacaggtggggagtAGAGCGGGTACGTGAGAGGGGACGGTGCAGACGGGGCGGGGCGCCCAGCCCTTCTGGTGCCTGCCCCAGACCGTCTGTCCCGTGCCCAGGATCTCCCTGACTGGGATGAAGATCTCGCGCCCAGACGTCCGCATAGGCCGCTACCGCATGATCAAGCACGACCGGGACAAGCATAACGAGCCCAACCCTCAGAGGTGACCGCAAGGGCCCCGAACCCCTCACTCCCTTGGGGGACCCCCAGTGCCGTGGGTCCCCAGGGGTGATCGTGACCCCAAGGCCCCTGACTCTTGACTCGTAGAGATGAGTCAGCACCTGTGATCCCTGGTCCCCACCCTCGAGCTCAGCCCCACCGGGTGAGACAGCGCTCACCCGGCCTGATTCCTGGAGGTGACTAAACTGTAGATGCAGGGCTCACATCGTCACCGAGTAGGTTGCATTCCCATCGGTGTCCTCGCAGGTCTCACTTGTGCCAGAGCAGATAGGATGAGAGACAGCAGGCACTGGGCTCAGCTCTTGGACCCTGGCCCAGCAAAGGTGGCCTGAGCCCTGGGCGTGTGGGCGGGGATGGGACGAACAGCACTGACCCCTCTGGGACCGGAGTAGGTGGCCCTGTCTCTGAACACAGTTGCAGCGTCTGGGGTCTGGGGCTGGCAGAAGTGCCCGAGGACGTGTGCAACAGGGAGAAGGGCAGTCCTGGCACTTCAGGGACTGGAGGGAGCAGGCCCTGCAGGCAAGGAGGGCCCCGAGCCGGATGTCCCACGTGAAGGCCGTCCTCAGGAGGGAGTTGGGTGGTTGCAGCACAGGGGATCTGGGCAAGGTGCTGTCCTGGCGGAGGGACAGTGGAGTCAGCTGGAGTTTGACAAGggttgttcattcaacaaatacttgtcaCAAACCTACCTTGGGCATGGTGCTGTGTTCACCAGGCTAATGGAGGTGGCCGGTtggataaaaggaaataatatatgtaGGAGTTGGGAAAGTGAACATGCATGGGTTACCCTGAGAGTCTGAAATTTGTGGGTATTGAAACTTCTGAGGGCTGAGACTGACAGTAGAGACGGTCGGTGCTGGGTATTCAGAACCTCACACCCAGGCTTGGGAGTTTGTCCCAGGGCACTGGGGAGTCATGGAAGGGCTTTAAGCAGGGACAGGGCAAGATCAGAATTGGTCTTGGACGGATCCCCTTGGAGCTTGAAGAAGGCGAAGGGCTGGCAGAGCTGCTGGGTGGAGCCGGAGGGGAGCCGACCTGCTTGAAGGAGTCAGTGGGGCCCCAGGGCTACGCTGGGTGTGAGGCTGCTGTGTCCTAGCTGGGGCAGCAGGCTTGTTCTGCCCTGAACCCAGGGTGTGAGAGTGGGAGAGAGCCGcactgatgggggtgggggtggggaggttgatGTTTGGCAAGGGCATGAAGCACCAAGTGCCCAGGGAGCTGATGAAAAAGCAGTTCAGATAAAAAATTGTGGTGAGCAGGGAAGGGGCAAAAGAATGGGAGAAGAAGCCTCAGGGCATCTGACAGAGTGTGTGCTCAGTCGGGATGGATGGCTGCAGAGAGGGATCTAAGCCGAGCTCAGAAGGATTGGGAGGGTCAAACGGTTGGTGTGCTCATGGGGTGGAGCTCAGCTAGAAGCACTTGCTAGGACCTCTCCGTCCTGTTTCAGGAATAGCCACCATCAATTAGGGATGTCTGCTCTGGGTGGGGAAACAGCAAGACAGCAAGACATTCTGATTAAAGGTACTCTGTAGGTGGTGGTTTCATCTACCTGGCTGCTTTTGCCTCAGATCTAGGAGTTTTCCTGGTTTCCACTTCCCCTCACCCTACACGTCCCCACCATCAGCAAGTCATGTCGGAGCCAGCCCCCAAACATCTGAGCCCATCCGCTTTTCCCTTTACTACCCCTTCCTGTGCTTGGACTACTGAAGTGACTTCTCAGTGGTTTCCCTGCTTCCCCCTCGCCCTTCTGTAGTTCATGCCtcatgtccctcccttcccctaaactGGGTTAAAAATCCCTCAGTATCTTCTCACTCACAGAATTGAAAAAACTGCTCCCTCTGACTTACAGAGCCCTGCCCATACATGCTGTAACCTCCAAGCTAATCTTAACTGTTTCTCCCCTTGGCCTGTTAGCCTCTAGCCACTGAGCTGTGCACCTGCTCATTCCCAGTTTAGGGTCAGCAGGTGCTGTtacctctgcctggaatgctctcccTCCTGCTCACAGCTTGTCACATACTCACCCCTTCCCTGTGTCTTCTTGGTTTCCCTCTTCTGTGTCCCTTAGCATTCTGATGTATTCCTTGTGAGTTACCTGTCCTCCCTAGTGGCATAGACTTGCCATGAGAGGAAGGACCTTGTGTCCTGGTCATGGCTGTGCCCCTGTTGCTTAGAGTAGAGCCTGGCACGTGGGGACTGCCCAATCAATCGGTGATGTAGGAGTGATGGGAGGATGAGCAGGGACAGTGGGTTTGGGGAGTGAAGGTGGTGCAGCCGATGCATGGCACAGCACCTTTGAGGTGCCTCCGGGATGCCCCACGCCTGGATCCAAAGCTTAGAAGGAAGGTTTGAGATGAAGATTGGTGAGGATGTCGCAATTCTGGACTCAAGTGGGTGAGATCTCTGTTTTGAGGGCAGATACAAGAGCAAAAGGGCCCCTGGCAGGTGGAGGGGTGGCAAGGAGAACCAAGTCACCCCCAGCAGGGGCCGGGATGGCTTGAGCCTTGGCCCCAGGGACACTGGGCTCAGCGGCCCGCCCTGATCTGgactccctcccatcctctctagGTTTACCAAGATTCAAAATACGAAGCTGACCATGAAGCGGGATGGCATCGGGTCGGTGCGGTACCACGTCCTCGAGGTGTCCCGGCAGCCGCTCTTCACCAACATCACAGTGGACATTGGACGGCCCCCATCGTGGCCCCCTCGGGGCTGACACTAAAGGACAAAGTCTGCTGTGCCGAGGATTGCTGGCCAGAGGACTGACCTAACAGCCTGGCCGGTGGCTGTCCCGAGGGGGATGCCCCAGGACTGAGACTCTGGGCTCTGTTTTCTGAGGGTCTTCAGTAGGCCCCCCAGCTGCACCTGGAAGTTTCAGAACCCACTCTGGGGGCCTTCCCTCCTGAGCAGGCCCCTCAAGTGTGGCCCCCTGGGGTCAGCCCTtcttcccccccctccccagcccagctcctcccactGTCAGGGTCGGGCCGGCCCCTGCACTGCCTCACCGAGTGGCCTGGGCTAGGTcactccacctctctgtgcctcagtttcccctccctTGAGTCCTCTTGGGCCTGGAAGAATGGGAGGTATGACTAGGGGGCAGTGCCACTTCCAGGGGGACTTCTCAGACCTGGGGAACCCCCTTGCTCCCAGGGGAGGGGAAACctttttcattcaacattgtaGGGGGCAAACTCTGGTGGCCCCCTGCTGAGGAGCAGCCCCAGGAGGGGACCAGAGGGAGTGCTGTGTTACTGCCTGGGATCTTGGGGTTGGGCTTTGCATGGGTGGCAGGTGGGGCTTGGGTCAGCCAGTCTGCTTCCCACCTCCCTGTCTCAGAGAGAAGGCAGTAGCCCCAGGGCCAGCTTGTGTTTGTATATTGCACAGAAACTTGTGTGGGTGCTTTAGTAAAAAACGTGAATGGAGCAGCCCCATTGTCTGTTTGGGGATGGGAATCTGGGTCTGCGGATGCAGACCCTGGGTGTGTTGTGGGAGGGCGCAGGGCCCAACCCGTGGGTCTAGCCCTGGTTgtccgcccccaccccatccaggcCCCTCCAAGCAGTGCTCACTAGACTCACGCCCGCTCTAAGGAGAAACGTTTGCTCTGCCCTGCCTCTGAGCCAGAAGAGGCAACGAAGTAATAAATCCAGTAGGCTCAAATTTCTCAATTCTCCCGCCTGTCCCGAAACTGAAAGTGGCC
This Phyllostomus discolor isolate MPI-MPIP mPhyDis1 chromosome 5, mPhyDis1.pri.v3, whole genome shotgun sequence DNA region includes the following protein-coding sequences:
- the B4GALT2 gene encoding beta-1,4-galactosyltransferase 2, with the protein product MSRLLGGTLERVCKAVLLLCLLHFLVAVILYFDVYAQHLAFFSRFSARGPARVLHPAASSSANCSRPNTTAPSSGLPEAPSVRPGPTAPILPPCPDSPPGLVGRLLIEFTSPMPLERVQRENPGVLLGGRYAPPDCAPAQTVAVIIPFRHREHHLRYWLHYLHPILRRQRLRYGIYVINQHGEDTFNRAKLLNVGFLEALKEDATYDCFIFSDVDLVPMDDRNLYRCGDQPRHFAIAMDKFGFRLPYAGYFGGVSGLSKAQFLRINGFPNEYWGWGGEDDDIFNRISLTGMKISRPDVRIGRYRMIKHDRDKHNEPNPQRFTKIQNTKLTMKRDGIGSVRYHVLEVSRQPLFTNITVDIGRPPSWPPRG